The following are from one region of the Paenibacillus bovis genome:
- a CDS encoding diguanylate cyclase: MTKSVNRHFVPVRSYTHFSNDKNINNLNIDDMDSCTAEQFAEMLDTLELMPYRNTNAAVAAVQKALILVEALDDEQLSQRTRLIQSDVMARQGKVAEAGRIMFHIHQWAEEHEHAHILARSHRLIAGFYRRIGDNESALQHAIAGLRELPDTAPPSTRADHLMMLALTLDEVGAYDDSERRFQEVLMLATLMDDTQLLMFALNNMAYTRYEMGQAEESYQLVHKLRELAKRKNVELGASQLDTIAQVEILLGHPAQAEQTLEPVINNPLSRKLGDLMVLPECLLTAAEAQRLQGKLAQAQSTLDEARHLCHEHGLPGLMVRAMLQQSELYAAAGDYRNAYEEHKRYHEAGEKLRSTEREARARIMQITFDAEEARRDSELFRELALRDPLTGLHNRRYIEPYIDELLEDSFAQGRSVTAILIDLDHFKTINDTLSHQVGDTVLVHLAKILTLTVPPSSALARIGGEEFLAILPDTDAAQGMKQANRLRQAIHSADWSPITGSLPVTASLGVSTMAGIAIDRTELLAIADHRLYEAKHSGRNRVVGDSL; encoded by the coding sequence TTGACCAAATCCGTTAATCGACATTTTGTTCCGGTTCGCAGCTATACTCATTTTAGCAATGATAAAAATATAAATAATCTCAATATAGATGATATGGACAGTTGTACAGCAGAGCAATTTGCCGAAATGCTGGATACACTGGAGCTTATGCCATATCGCAATACGAACGCAGCCGTTGCAGCTGTGCAAAAAGCGCTTATTCTGGTTGAAGCACTGGATGATGAACAATTAAGTCAGCGTACCCGTTTGATCCAGTCGGATGTTATGGCCCGGCAGGGTAAGGTAGCGGAAGCGGGACGCATTATGTTCCATATCCACCAATGGGCCGAAGAGCATGAACATGCGCATATTCTCGCGCGTAGCCATCGCCTGATTGCTGGGTTCTATCGGCGGATTGGAGATAATGAGAGTGCTCTTCAGCATGCGATAGCCGGACTCCGTGAACTGCCGGATACCGCTCCGCCTTCTACGCGTGCCGATCATCTGATGATGCTGGCGCTCACGCTGGATGAAGTAGGAGCCTACGATGATTCGGAGCGCCGGTTCCAGGAAGTATTGATGCTGGCTACCCTGATGGATGATACGCAGCTGCTGATGTTCGCACTGAATAATATGGCATATACCCGCTATGAAATGGGACAGGCCGAAGAATCTTATCAGCTCGTCCACAAATTGCGCGAACTGGCCAAACGGAAAAATGTAGAACTGGGTGCTTCACAGCTGGATACAATTGCCCAGGTCGAAATTCTGCTGGGTCATCCTGCCCAGGCAGAACAGACACTGGAGCCGGTTATTAACAATCCACTCAGCCGCAAGCTTGGCGATCTGATGGTGCTACCGGAATGTCTGCTTACTGCTGCCGAAGCGCAGCGGCTGCAGGGCAAACTGGCGCAAGCACAATCCACACTGGATGAAGCAAGGCATCTGTGCCATGAGCATGGTCTTCCCGGATTAATGGTACGTGCCATGCTCCAGCAATCCGAGCTGTACGCAGCAGCAGGAGACTATCGCAATGCTTACGAAGAGCACAAGCGCTACCATGAAGCAGGAGAGAAGCTTCGTTCGACGGAAAGGGAAGCGCGGGCGCGCATTATGCAGATTACGTTTGATGCGGAGGAGGCACGCCGGGATAGCGAGCTGTTCCGTGAGCTGGCTCTGCGCGATCCGCTGACCGGGCTGCATAATCGCAGGTATATCGAGCCTTATATCGATGAGCTGCTGGAGGACTCTTTTGCTCAAGGAAGATCGGTAACGGCTATTTTGATAGATCTGGATCATTTCAAAACCATTAATGATACACTGTCTCATCAGGTAGGGGATACGGTGCTGGTGCATCTGGCGAAAATCCTGACATTGACCGTACCGCCTTCATCGGCGCTCGCCCGTATCGGTGGTGAGGAATTTCTGGCGATTCTGCCGGATACGGATGCTGCCCAGGGGATGAAGCAGGCCAATCGTCTACGTCAGGCTATTCATTCGGCAGATTGGAGTCCGATTACCGGGAGTCTGCCGGTGACAGCTAGCCTGGGCGTGAGTACGATGGCAGGTATCGCTATAGACCGGACAGAGCTGCTGGCGATCGCGGATCACCGTCTGTATGAAGCCAAGCATTCCGGCCGCAACCGTGTCGTGGGTGATTCCCTCTAA
- a CDS encoding LLM class flavin-dependent oxidoreductase: MSDHYSSSQGAAPDHITLSVLDLAPINAGATASDALRNSLDLAQHAEKWGYNRYWVAEHHNMPGIASSATSVVIGYLAGGTSTIRVGSGGIMLPNHAPLVIAEQFGTLESLYPGRIDLGLGRAPGSDRRTTQALRRDINSGEDFPELLDELTRFFDASSTSYHAPVRAVPGEGLSIPIWLLGSSDFSARLAAQKGLPFAFAGHFSPDYTQRALRIYREYFTPSDVLKEPYAMLGVNAIAADTDEEAEWLSTTMQQQFLNIIRGRTGQIQPPADMRGKWSEYEQAAVEKQLRSTIKGGPETIKKGLEQYVADTGVNELIITSMIYDHQARLRSYEIISEAAGIRKSVQSL; encoded by the coding sequence ATGTCTGATCATTATTCATCATCTCAGGGGGCTGCTCCTGATCATATAACACTATCGGTGCTGGATCTGGCACCGATCAACGCGGGTGCGACTGCATCCGATGCGCTGCGCAACAGTCTGGATCTCGCCCAGCATGCCGAGAAGTGGGGATACAATCGTTACTGGGTAGCCGAGCATCACAATATGCCGGGAATCGCCAGCTCTGCCACATCGGTCGTAATCGGCTATCTGGCAGGAGGAACTTCTACGATTCGCGTAGGCTCCGGCGGCATTATGCTGCCCAATCATGCGCCGCTCGTAATTGCCGAGCAATTTGGAACACTGGAATCCCTGTATCCCGGACGAATTGATCTGGGCTTGGGACGTGCTCCAGGCAGCGATCGTCGCACGACACAGGCGCTGCGCCGTGATATTAACAGCGGAGAGGATTTCCCAGAATTGCTGGACGAGCTTACCCGGTTCTTTGATGCTTCTTCAACGTCATATCATGCACCGGTACGCGCCGTACCGGGAGAAGGATTATCGATCCCGATCTGGCTGTTGGGATCCAGTGATTTCAGTGCCCGTCTGGCTGCGCAAAAAGGCTTGCCGTTTGCGTTTGCAGGACATTTCTCGCCGGATTATACACAGCGTGCACTGCGTATCTATCGGGAGTATTTTACGCCGTCCGATGTGTTAAAAGAACCGTATGCCATGCTTGGCGTAAATGCAATTGCTGCAGATACAGATGAAGAAGCAGAATGGCTCAGCACCACGATGCAGCAGCAGTTCCTTAATATTATCCGTGGACGTACCGGCCAGATTCAGCCGCCTGCGGATATGAGGGGCAAATGGTCGGAATACGAGCAGGCCGCGGTCGAGAAGCAGCTGCGTTCCACGATCAAAGGTGGACCAGAGACGATCAAAAAAGGTCTGGAGCAGTATGTAGCAGACACTGGAGTCAATGAGCTGATTATTACAAGTATGATCTACGATCATCAGGCTCGTCTGCGTTCGTATGAGATTATTAGTGAAGCAGCAGGAATCCGCAAATCGGTGCAGTCCCTTTAA
- a CDS encoding acyltransferase family protein, with the protein MTKRDAYFDNVKFLLILLVVIGHLIEPLYDDPLLRPLYLFIYSFHIPMFVLVSGYFAKNIGTGDYLNKVISRLVIPYLVFETLYSLFDYWIYDRPELVFSYFTPYWLMWFFFSMILWKVAMPYIIRIRYALPIVVAVALLAGYANDAQYYASVSRTIVFFPFFLLGYYLDKSMISRLHTRGMRIVSTAVLGAAFVMIVLYSQLYRKEWFYGSFSYETLGHNEWSAGIYRIGVYALAVLIGGAVLSLVPRRSIPWVSGMGMNTLYTYLLHGFIVMALTAGGLYEVLDSAASKLLLIVIGIAITVILSLGSIRTWLRWLIEPRARRIFKRHPGRSSREGQTEHG; encoded by the coding sequence GTGACCAAGAGGGACGCTTATTTTGATAACGTCAAATTCCTGCTGATTCTGCTGGTCGTGATCGGTCATCTGATTGAGCCGTTATATGATGATCCGTTGCTGCGACCGCTGTATTTATTCATTTATTCTTTTCATATTCCAATGTTTGTTCTGGTGTCCGGCTATTTTGCCAAAAATATCGGTACCGGTGATTATCTGAACAAGGTGATCAGCAGGCTGGTGATTCCGTATCTGGTATTTGAGACATTGTATTCCTTATTCGATTACTGGATCTATGATCGGCCAGAGTTGGTATTTTCCTATTTCACCCCGTATTGGTTGATGTGGTTTTTCTTTAGCATGATTTTGTGGAAAGTGGCAATGCCGTATATTATTCGCATCCGGTATGCACTGCCGATTGTAGTAGCTGTAGCTTTACTGGCCGGCTATGCCAATGATGCTCAATATTATGCCAGTGTCTCACGGACAATCGTCTTTTTCCCTTTTTTCCTGCTGGGTTACTATCTGGATAAGTCGATGATCAGCAGGCTGCATACCCGAGGGATGCGGATTGTATCAACGGCTGTACTGGGAGCAGCCTTTGTCATGATCGTTCTGTATTCGCAGCTGTATCGCAAGGAATGGTTCTATGGCAGCTTCTCGTATGAAACGCTTGGACACAATGAGTGGAGTGCAGGTATATACCGCATCGGTGTGTATGCGCTCGCGGTACTGATTGGCGGTGCTGTACTGAGTCTTGTGCCGCGACGCAGTATTCCATGGGTGTCGGGAATGGGTATGAATACACTGTATACGTATCTGCTGCATGGGTTTATTGTGATGGCACTGACCGCAGGCGGATTGTATGAAGTGCTGGATTCTGCCGCCAGCAAGCTGCTGCTGATTGTGATCGGGATAGCGATTACGGTGATTCTGTCGCTGGGCAGTATTCGCACATGGCTGCGCTGGCTGATCGAACCGCGTGCGCGCCGGATTTTCAAGCGCCACCCTGGACGTTCCAGCCGGGAAGGGCAGACAGAACACGGGTAA
- a CDS encoding aldo/keto reductase, translated as MQNLQSTVQLSNGVQMPWFGLGVYKVENGDEVVSSVKWAIEAGYRSIDTAALYQNEDGVGQAIRESGVPREELFVTTKVWNSDQGYESTLQAFEQSLTKLGLEYVDLYLVHWPVKGKYKDTWRALEKLHEDGKVRAIGVSNFQIHHLEDLLADAKVRPVVNQVELHPLLSQVELRNYCKEQGVQIEAWAPLAQGRLLDNEVLQSIGEKYGKSIAQVLLRWDLQSGIVTIPKSIKQERIVQNADIFDFELSAEDMKQIDDLNQNQRFGADPDNFDF; from the coding sequence ATGCAAAATTTGCAATCTACGGTTCAGTTATCGAATGGTGTTCAGATGCCATGGTTTGGACTGGGCGTCTACAAGGTGGAAAATGGTGATGAAGTCGTAAGCTCGGTCAAATGGGCGATTGAAGCGGGCTATCGCAGTATTGATACGGCGGCACTTTATCAGAATGAAGATGGAGTAGGCCAGGCGATCCGCGAATCCGGCGTACCGCGTGAAGAACTGTTTGTGACAACCAAAGTATGGAATTCGGATCAGGGTTATGAGAGCACGCTGCAGGCTTTTGAACAGAGTCTGACCAAGCTGGGTCTTGAATATGTAGACCTGTATCTGGTGCACTGGCCAGTCAAAGGCAAATATAAAGATACATGGAGAGCACTGGAGAAACTGCACGAGGACGGCAAGGTTCGTGCGATCGGCGTATCCAATTTCCAGATTCATCATCTGGAAGATCTGCTTGCTGATGCAAAAGTACGTCCTGTCGTGAATCAGGTGGAGCTGCATCCATTGCTGAGTCAGGTTGAACTGCGCAATTACTGCAAAGAGCAGGGGGTTCAGATCGAAGCATGGGCGCCTCTGGCTCAGGGAAGGCTGCTGGATAATGAAGTTCTGCAGAGCATTGGCGAAAAATATGGCAAATCGATCGCACAGGTGCTGCTGCGTTGGGATCTGCAAAGCGGTATCGTAACGATTCCCAAGTCCATTAAGCAGGAGCGGATTGTGCAAAATGCCGATATTTTTGATTTTGAATTATCTGCCGAAGATATGAAGCAAATCGATGATCTGAATCAGAACCAGCGCTTCGGAGCTGATCCGGATAATTTTGATTTCTAA
- a CDS encoding methyl-accepting chemotaxis protein, protein MNFVASHDMQVHDLANQMKLNVVDMETGQRGFVITGEDGYLAPYNDGKTKWVQNYNALYPLLADNPTQQKNLNAIKARIENWINVAGEPVIELKRANNTAALNQFFVTDPGKTDMDAFRQQLNTFLDTETQLTIKRVEGIHSSNINLKILLYSLLAAVTLLSIIIGTFISRRISKNVKAVTATIDDIASSGGDLTRRIEVKSNDEMKDLGEATNALLSSLQQIIGEIKTNTLQLAEASVQLEKGAFENSRSAAEVAQSIQRVSEGAENQVSRTEDISAVMEQSIAGLDVVAGTTHEVAGLAKTTKDLASVGEDKIHRSVSSVEGMAHAFKEIQSSVRELADRSREILSITGYISETSNQTNLLALNAAIEAARAGEHGLGFSVVADEIRKLADQSSRSTKEISTIITSMTTGIQGIVQLVTDSASNVEEGVSSLNEAGDTFGTIVAQIDSLNAQITDVAASVEQMSKGTQSVGSALQEITRITEETAAFTEEVSSMTEAQTTSLMQMTATTEQLKEMSTSLETVVNQFKI, encoded by the coding sequence ATGAATTTTGTTGCAAGTCACGATATGCAGGTTCATGATCTGGCCAATCAGATGAAGCTTAATGTCGTGGATATGGAAACAGGACAGCGCGGCTTTGTGATTACAGGCGAAGATGGATATCTCGCTCCATATAATGATGGTAAAACCAAATGGGTACAAAACTATAATGCATTGTATCCGCTGCTCGCAGACAATCCAACGCAGCAGAAAAACCTGAATGCTATCAAAGCCCGGATCGAAAATTGGATAAATGTTGCAGGAGAGCCGGTTATCGAGCTCAAGCGTGCGAATAACACAGCTGCCTTGAACCAGTTTTTTGTCACGGACCCAGGCAAAACTGATATGGATGCTTTCCGCCAACAATTAAATACATTCCTTGATACAGAGACACAGTTAACGATCAAGCGTGTAGAAGGTATTCACTCCAGTAACATCAATCTGAAGATCCTGCTTTATTCCCTGCTCGCTGCTGTTACTCTGCTGTCTATTATAATCGGTACATTCATCTCTCGCAGAATCAGCAAAAACGTCAAAGCTGTTACTGCGACAATTGATGATATTGCTTCCTCTGGCGGTGATCTGACACGCCGGATTGAAGTAAAAAGCAATGATGAAATGAAAGACCTGGGAGAAGCAACCAATGCACTTCTTAGCAGCCTTCAGCAGATTATCGGTGAAATTAAAACAAATACTCTGCAGCTTGCTGAAGCATCCGTTCAGCTGGAAAAAGGAGCTTTTGAAAATTCACGCTCTGCCGCCGAAGTTGCTCAATCGATTCAGCGAGTATCCGAGGGTGCCGAGAATCAGGTGTCTCGTACAGAAGATATCTCTGCTGTCATGGAGCAATCTATCGCCGGTCTCGATGTTGTCGCCGGTACGACCCATGAAGTAGCCGGTCTTGCCAAAACGACCAAAGACCTCGCTTCTGTCGGTGAAGATAAAATCCATCGCAGTGTAAGCAGCGTAGAAGGCATGGCACATGCTTTCAAAGAAATTCAGAGCAGTGTACGGGAATTGGCAGATCGTTCACGTGAAATTCTGTCTATCACAGGCTATATTTCCGAGACATCCAATCAGACCAACCTGCTGGCACTTAATGCTGCAATTGAAGCAGCGAGAGCTGGAGAACATGGTCTGGGATTCAGCGTCGTGGCTGACGAGATTCGTAAACTGGCTGATCAATCTTCCCGTTCCACCAAAGAAATCAGTACTATTATCACTTCAATGACCACGGGTATTCAGGGTATTGTACAGCTGGTGACCGACAGTGCCAGCAATGTGGAGGAAGGGGTATCCTCCCTTAACGAAGCCGGTGATACTTTTGGTACCATCGTGGCCCAGATTGACTCGCTAAATGCACAGATTACCGATGTAGCCGCTTCGGTTGAACAAATGTCCAAAGGTACCCAGTCTGTCGGTTCGGCTCTGCAGGAGATCACGCGAATTACCGAAGAAACGGCTGCCTTTACCGAGGAAGTCTCTTCGATGACAGAAGCACAGACTACTTCTCTCATGCAGATGACAGCAACTACCGAACAACTCAAAGAAATGTCTACTTCTCTGGAGACCGTAGTCAATCAATTCAAAATTTAA
- a CDS encoding GNAT family N-acetyltransferase codes for MSEINIQNVPTDDPLYQQSLELRDRVLRQPLGMSLWNENLEGEAYATHIIALYDNKVVGVLLLKPIDSRTLQMKQVAVDPALRGQNIGRKLVHYAEHTAREEGYCDIMLHARQVAIPFYEKLAYQITGEPFTEIGIPHRIMVKSLIEQENI; via the coding sequence ATGAGCGAAATAAATATCCAGAACGTCCCGACGGATGATCCGCTGTATCAACAATCACTTGAACTGAGAGACCGTGTGCTCCGTCAGCCGCTCGGCATGAGCCTATGGAACGAGAATCTAGAAGGGGAAGCGTATGCGACTCATATTATTGCTCTGTACGATAATAAGGTAGTAGGTGTTCTGCTGCTAAAACCGATTGATTCGCGTACACTGCAAATGAAGCAGGTCGCTGTCGATCCGGCACTGCGCGGTCAGAATATAGGACGCAAGCTGGTTCACTATGCCGAGCATACCGCTCGCGAAGAAGGATACTGTGATATTATGCTGCATGCCCGGCAGGTAGCGATCCCCTTTTATGAGAAGCTGGCGTATCAGATCACAGGAGAACCTTTTACCGAGATTGGTATTCCGCATCGTATAATGGTAAAGAGTCTGATAGAACAGGAGAATATCTGA
- a CDS encoding alanyl-tRNA editing protein — protein MMNTLYYESAYTTSWDTVITEAYEHQGRYYICLAETAFYPEGGGQPSDTGMIGNVRVLDVQRREQQIVHQIEQLGGLEIGSAIHCQIDWQRRFDHMQQHTGQHLLSAICLQEWSAPTLSFHMGEDYATIDIDRSSFSTMEMMELEQKVNAYIYQNLPVHSYFVNEEELSRLTLVKMPKVTEHIRIVEIEGVEHNACGGTHVARTGELGILKLYRAEKQKGHVRLFFKYGYRALADYQEALATLDVFTSRFNTGRKDVVERFHKWEEEQQGLKAEIEQLRRENSRYLAEQLIREAEAAHSSVLTYIFDNKSLQDLQRIASELLIGQQHNVLLATKQDRKILLARHEQSELRCGAFFKEHLASFDGKGGGNDQSAQGGFTNEEDLLRFYEYASVQLSQ, from the coding sequence ATGATGAATACACTATATTACGAGTCGGCCTATACAACCAGCTGGGATACAGTCATTACCGAAGCCTATGAGCACCAGGGGCGGTATTATATCTGTCTCGCAGAGACGGCTTTTTATCCTGAAGGAGGGGGACAGCCGAGCGACACTGGCATGATTGGCAACGTACGCGTGCTTGACGTGCAGCGACGGGAGCAGCAGATTGTTCACCAGATCGAGCAGTTGGGCGGATTGGAGATAGGTAGTGCAATACATTGCCAAATCGACTGGCAGCGCCGATTCGATCATATGCAGCAGCATACAGGACAGCATCTGCTATCAGCTATTTGCCTGCAAGAGTGGAGTGCGCCTACTCTCAGCTTTCATATGGGCGAAGATTATGCCACGATTGATATTGATCGCTCCTCGTTCTCTACTATGGAAATGATGGAGCTGGAGCAGAAGGTCAATGCGTATATTTATCAAAATCTGCCGGTACATAGCTATTTTGTTAATGAAGAAGAGCTGTCCCGGCTCACACTGGTGAAGATGCCCAAGGTAACAGAGCATATCCGTATTGTCGAAATTGAAGGAGTAGAACATAATGCCTGCGGTGGTACTCATGTGGCGCGTACCGGTGAACTGGGAATCCTCAAACTTTATCGTGCCGAGAAGCAAAAAGGGCATGTACGTCTATTTTTCAAATATGGTTATCGTGCGCTCGCGGATTACCAGGAAGCACTTGCTACCCTTGATGTATTCACCAGCCGTTTTAATACAGGACGCAAGGATGTCGTGGAGCGTTTCCACAAATGGGAAGAAGAGCAGCAGGGACTCAAAGCAGAGATCGAACAGCTGCGTCGCGAAAATAGCCGGTATTTGGCAGAGCAGCTAATCAGAGAGGCAGAAGCAGCCCATTCATCGGTACTGACGTATATATTTGACAATAAATCTTTGCAGGATCTACAGCGTATTGCGAGTGAGCTGCTGATAGGACAGCAGCACAATGTATTGCTGGCTACCAAACAGGATCGCAAAATTCTGCTTGCACGTCATGAACAGAGCGAACTGCGTTGCGGAGCTTTTTTCAAAGAACATCTGGCTTCTTTTGACGGAAAAGGCGGCGGTAATGATCAGTCTGCACAGGGCGGATTTACGAATGAAGAAGACTTGCTGAGGTTTTATGAATATGCGTCTGTTCAGCTTTCCCAATAA
- a CDS encoding GrpB family protein: MKHPPLGLARNEVRLVPHHPGWVEEFQRMRQKIHNAIPQLQEQLIQHIGSTAIQDIQAKPVLDIAIGVTQLETEASEYEDSLRSIGFYRLKVERPDEIVFARFRDSSFEIKTHFIHMLPYDSEHWKDMLFFRDYMNTHAAARQEYEAVKKSFTGQNAEGIQEYTAHKEAYIQHIFQLRNAE, encoded by the coding sequence ATGAAGCATCCACCACTTGGCCTTGCCCGTAACGAAGTACGTCTCGTTCCACATCATCCTGGCTGGGTAGAGGAATTCCAGCGAATGCGGCAGAAGATCCATAACGCTATTCCACAGCTGCAGGAGCAGTTGATCCAGCATATTGGCAGCACAGCTATTCAGGACATTCAGGCCAAGCCGGTTCTGGATATTGCGATAGGGGTGACACAGCTGGAGACGGAAGCAAGTGAGTATGAAGATTCACTGCGCAGTATCGGATTTTATCGATTGAAGGTAGAGCGTCCGGACGAGATTGTGTTTGCCCGCTTTCGTGATTCTTCCTTTGAGATCAAAACGCATTTTATTCATATGCTTCCGTATGATAGCGAACACTGGAAAGATATGCTGTTTTTCAGGGATTATATGAATACCCATGCAGCTGCCCGTCAAGAATATGAGGCTGTTAAGAAATCATTTACTGGACAGAATGCGGAAGGCATTCAGGAGTACACGGCTCATAAAGAAGCTTATATCCAGCATATATTTCAGTTGAGAAACGCAGAGTAA